In Neofelis nebulosa isolate mNeoNeb1 chromosome 7, mNeoNeb1.pri, whole genome shotgun sequence, the following proteins share a genomic window:
- the PPP1R14D gene encoding protein phosphatase 1 regulatory subunit 14D — MLSSSPTSCTSPNADGENPSKKVQWTSGRRRTSSTDSESKSHPDISKVPRSRRPSRLTVKYDRGQLQRWLEMELWVDAQIQELFQGQPTPPEPEIDLEALMELSTEEQKTHLEALLQNCPRPTESFISELLSQLKKLRRLSRPQK; from the exons ATGCTGTCTTCAAGCCCTACTTCCTGCACATCTCCCAACGCTGATGGGGAGAACCCAAGTAAGAAGGTCCAGTGGACTTCTGGGAGGAGGAGGACGTCATCCACGGACTCAGAGTCAAAGTCCCACCCCGACATCTCCAAAGTACCCAGGTCCCGGAGACCTAGCCGGCTGACGGTGAAGTATGACCGGGGGCAGCTCCAGCGCTGGCTGGAGATGGAGCTGTGGGTGGACGCGCAGATTCAGGAGCTCTTCCAG GGTCAACCAACTCCTCCTGAGCCTGAGATTGACCTGGAAGCTCTCATGGAACTATCCACAGAGGAACAGAAGACTCACTTGGAG GCTCTTCTCCAAAACTGCCCCCGCCCCACAGAG TCTTTTATCTCTGAGCTGCTCAGTCAACTCAAGAAACTCCGGAGACTCAGTCGGCCTCAGAAATAA
- the ZFYVE19 gene encoding abscission/NoCut checkpoint regulator, which produces MESRCYGCAVKFTLFKKEYGCKNCGRAFCSGCLSFSAVVPRTGNTQQKVCKECHEVLTRGPSPVNASKWSPPQNYKKRVAALEAKQKPSTPQSRGLTQQDQVIAERLARLRQQNKPKSVASQAEIEARLAALRKETQGSIPSTQEMEARLAALQGRVPPSQTSQVAHQPPDTRTQAQQAQDLLTQLAAEVAIDESWERGDPAAPIQNDLNQGGPGGQSTNSKEQATWSLEEEKSRLLAEAAVELREENTRQERILALAKRLAMLRGQDPDKVTLQDYHLPDSDDDEDEETAIQRVLQQLTEEAALDEASGLNIPVEPALRAQAQSYRAESQKAQAKAPRQEAEEEELPWCCICNEDATLRCAGCDGDLYCARCFREGHDAFELKEHQTSAYCPRHIG; this is translated from the exons ATGGAGAGTAGGTGCTACGGCTGCGCTGTCAAGTTTACCCTCTTCAAAAAGGAG TACGGCTGTAAGAATTGTGGCCGGGCTTTCTGTTCCGGCTGCCTTAGCTTCAGTGCAGTGGTGCCCCGGACTGGGAATACCCAACAGAAGGTCTGCAAGGAGTGCCACGAAGTCCTGACCAG AGGACCGTCTCCTGTCAATGCCTCCAAGTGGTCACCACCTCAGAACTATAAGAA GCGTGTGGCAGCCTTGGAAGCCAAGCAGAAGCCCAGCACTCCCCAGAGCCGGGGACTGACCCAACAAGACCAAGTCATTGCTGAGCGCCTAGCACGGCTCCGCCAGCAGAACAAGCCCA AGTCAGTGGCCTCACAAGCAGAGATAGAAGCCAGGCTAGCTGCACTGAGGAAGGAAACGCAGGGTTCCATCCCTTCCACCCAAGAAATGGAGGCACGGCTTGCTGCACTGCAGGGCAGAGTTCCGCCGTCTCAGACCTCCCAGGTG GCACATCAGCCACCAGACACAAGGACCCAGGCCCAGCAGGCGCAGGATCTGCTGACACAGCTGGCAGCAGAGGTGGCTATTGATGAGAGCTGGGAACGAGGAGACCCAG CTGCCCCTATCCAGAATGACCTCAACCAAGGTGGCCCAGGGGGCCAGAGCACTAATTCCAAGGAACAGGCCACCTGGTCCCTGGAAGAGGAGAAGAGCAGGCTGCTGGCTGAGGCAGCAGTCGAGCTGCGGGAGGAGAACACGAGGCAGGAGAGGATCCTGGCCCTCGCCAAGCGCCTAGCCATGCTGCGGGGACAGGACCCCGATAAAG TGACCCTCCAGGACTATCACCTCCCAgacagtgatgatgatgaggatgaGGAGACAGCCATCCAGAGAGTCCTGCAGCAG CTCACTGAAGAAGCTGCCTTGGATGAGGCAAGTGGCTTGAACATCCCCGTGGAGCCAGCTCTCAGAGCCCAGGCCCAGTCCTATAGGGCAGAGTCCCAG AAGGCGCAGGCCAAGGCccccaggcaggaggcagaggaagaggagctCCCCTGGTGCTGCATCTGCAATGAGGATGCCACCCTGCGCTGCGCCGGCTGCGATGGAGACCTCTACTGTGCCCGCTGCTTCCG GGAAGGCCACGATGCCTTTGAACTTAAAGAGCACCAGACGTCTGCCTACTGCCCCCGGCACATAGGCTGA